A genomic stretch from Candidatus Syntrophosphaera sp. includes:
- the guaA gene encoding glutamine-hydrolyzing GMP synthase, with product MTHDTILILDFGSQYTQLIGRAIRSLHVYCEIHPFNMDSEAIKALRPKAIILSGSPFSHFQPGAPQPEPVIWDLGIPILGICYGMQLIAARYGGKIERHDNREYGYAKLQINGGHPLFAGLSQEEQVWMSHGDSLAELPQQFVTLASTSNAPHAAIAHQSDQIYALQFHPEVVHTSNGKRILANFAVQIAGCANNWTPGSFITEAIEAIRNKVGKGKVILGLSGGVDSSVAAVLLHKAIGGQLVPIFVDNGCMRHRESERVREAFAAVPGIKIDFVDAASLFLERLAGVENPEQKRKIIGAAFIEVFEKEAAKYPDAGFLAQGTLYPDVIESVSFKGPSATIKSHHNVGGLPEKMNLKLVEPLRELFKDEVREVGRELGLPEALIGRHPFPGPGLAVRIIGAVDAVKVRTLQAIDEIFIQELRNWDLYDKTWQAFAVLLPIQSVGVMGDERTYDNVCALRAVNSVDGMTADWTELPFAFLKRVSNRVINEVDGVNRVVYDISSKPPATIEWE from the coding sequence TTGACCCACGACACCATCCTCATCCTCGATTTCGGCTCTCAATACACCCAACTGATCGGCCGGGCCATCCGTTCCCTGCACGTCTATTGCGAGATCCATCCTTTCAACATGGATTCAGAGGCGATCAAAGCCCTGCGCCCCAAGGCGATAATCCTCTCCGGAAGCCCTTTCAGCCATTTCCAACCTGGAGCGCCCCAGCCCGAACCCGTCATCTGGGACCTGGGCATCCCCATTCTGGGCATCTGCTATGGAATGCAACTGATTGCCGCGCGTTACGGCGGAAAGATCGAGCGCCATGACAACCGGGAATACGGCTATGCCAAGCTGCAGATCAACGGCGGGCATCCATTGTTTGCGGGATTGTCCCAAGAAGAACAGGTATGGATGAGCCATGGCGACTCGCTGGCAGAACTCCCCCAGCAGTTTGTGACCCTGGCCTCCACCTCCAACGCGCCCCATGCCGCCATCGCCCACCAGTCGGACCAAATCTATGCCCTGCAGTTCCATCCCGAGGTCGTCCACACCAGCAACGGCAAACGGATCCTGGCCAATTTCGCGGTCCAGATCGCTGGCTGCGCAAACAATTGGACGCCAGGCAGCTTCATCACCGAAGCGATCGAAGCCATTCGGAACAAGGTCGGCAAGGGAAAGGTAATTCTCGGCCTCTCGGGCGGAGTGGATTCTTCCGTAGCGGCAGTATTGCTCCACAAGGCTATCGGCGGCCAATTGGTCCCCATCTTCGTGGATAACGGCTGCATGCGCCATCGCGAGTCCGAAAGGGTGCGCGAAGCCTTTGCCGCTGTGCCGGGGATCAAGATAGATTTTGTGGACGCTGCGAGCTTGTTCCTGGAGCGCTTGGCAGGAGTGGAAAATCCCGAGCAAAAGCGCAAGATCATCGGCGCCGCCTTCATCGAGGTCTTTGAGAAAGAAGCTGCCAAGTATCCCGACGCGGGTTTCCTGGCCCAGGGCACTCTGTATCCGGACGTGATCGAAAGCGTTTCCTTCAAAGGTCCATCCGCAACCATCAAGAGCCACCACAACGTGGGCGGATTGCCGGAAAAAATGAACCTGAAATTGGTTGAACCCCTCAGAGAATTGTTCAAGGACGAGGTCCGCGAGGTTGGCCGCGAGCTTGGTTTGCCGGAAGCTTTGATCGGAAGACATCCTTTCCCCGGGCCCGGTCTGGCCGTACGCATCATCGGAGCGGTGGATGCCGTCAAAGTCAGAACCCTCCAGGCGATTGACGAGATCTTCATCCAGGAACTGCGCAACTGGGACCTCTATGACAAGACCTGGCAGGCCTTCGCCGTGCTGCTGCCCATCCAAAGCGTCGGAGTGATGGGCGACGAACGCACCTACGACAACGTCTGCGCCCTGCGGGCCGTGAACAGCGTCGATGGCATGACCGCCGACTGGACCGAACTTCCCTTCGCTTTCCTCAAAAGGGTCTCCAACCGCGTCATCAATGAAGTGGACGGAGTTAACCGCGTAGTTTATGATATCAGTTCCAAGCCTCCGGCCACCATCGAATGGGAATGA
- a CDS encoding cyclic 2,3-diphosphoglycerate synthase, protein MKRRVIIMGAAGRDFHNFNVYFRDNQDYEVVAFTATQIPGIDDKKYPAELAGSLYPKGIDIHPEAELKNLIQKHKVDLVILAYSDLPHEVVMNKASLVNAAGADFMLMGTQNTMVKTSKPLVTVCAVRTGCGKSQTTRAVIKALKAKGLKVVSIRHPMPYGDLVKQKVQRFAELKDLETHNCTIEEMEEYEPHIMMNSIIYAGVDYEAIVREAEKEADVIIWDGGNNDIPFYFSDKQLNIVVVDPHRPGDEVSYYPGETNLHLADVIVINKIDSADLDDINEVRANIRSINKKAQIIDAASPLGVDKPEIIADKRVLVVEDGPTLTHGEMTYGAGVIAAEKYGCAELVDPREWAVGEILATFEKYPDIGILLPAMGYSDQQIKDLEHTINTTDCEGVVIATPIDLRRLINIKHPACQVTYELQEIGKPTIADVLKDF, encoded by the coding sequence ATGAAACGCAGAGTCATTATCATGGGTGCAGCCGGCAGGGATTTTCACAACTTCAATGTCTATTTCCGGGATAACCAGGATTACGAAGTTGTGGCTTTTACCGCCACCCAGATCCCCGGGATCGACGACAAGAAGTATCCCGCCGAACTGGCCGGAAGCCTCTATCCCAAAGGCATTGACATTCATCCGGAAGCTGAGCTGAAAAATCTGATCCAAAAACATAAGGTCGATCTGGTCATCCTGGCCTACAGCGACCTGCCCCATGAAGTGGTGATGAACAAAGCATCATTGGTGAACGCCGCGGGCGCTGATTTCATGCTGATGGGCACTCAAAACACCATGGTCAAGACAAGCAAACCCCTGGTGACGGTTTGCGCGGTCCGCACTGGCTGCGGCAAATCCCAAACCACTCGGGCGGTCATCAAAGCGTTGAAAGCCAAGGGATTGAAGGTCGTTTCCATCCGCCATCCCATGCCTTACGGCGATCTGGTGAAACAGAAGGTCCAGCGCTTTGCCGAACTCAAAGACTTGGAAACCCATAATTGCACCATCGAGGAGATGGAGGAGTATGAACCCCACATCATGATGAACAGCATCATCTATGCCGGCGTGGATTATGAAGCCATCGTACGCGAAGCCGAAAAAGAAGCCGATGTGATAATCTGGGACGGCGGGAACAATGACATTCCTTTCTACTTCTCAGACAAACAGTTGAACATCGTGGTCGTCGATCCTCACCGTCCGGGCGACGAGGTCAGCTACTATCCCGGCGAGACCAATCTGCATCTGGCGGACGTGATCGTTATCAACAAGATCGACAGCGCCGACCTGGATGACATCAATGAAGTGCGGGCCAATATCCGTTCCATCAATAAAAAGGCCCAGATCATCGACGCGGCCTCGCCCCTGGGTGTGGACAAACCCGAGATCATCGCCGACAAGCGCGTTCTGGTGGTGGAAGACGGGCCCACGCTGACCCATGGCGAAATGACCTACGGCGCCGGTGTGATCGCGGCTGAAAAATACGGCTGCGCAGAGCTTGTTGATCCCCGCGAATGGGCGGTGGGAGAGATCCTCGCGACCTTTGAAAAATACCCCGACATTGGCATCCTGCTTCCGGCGATGGGTTACAGCGACCAGCAGATCAAGGATCTGGAACATACGATCAACACAACCGATTGCGAGGGTGTGGTGATCGCCACTCCGATCGACCTGCGCCGCCTGATCAACATCAAACACCCAGCCTGCCAGGTCACCTACGAACTGCAGGAGATCGGCAAACCTACCATAGCTGACGTTTTGAAGGATTTCTAA
- a CDS encoding tRNA (5-methylaminomethyl-2-thiouridylate)-methyltransferase: MDKTSSCIALFSGGLDSILAVRWIQELGYTVIPVFFSAPYITPEKAVKTASENNLKLIIKDITPEHLKMMENPVHGFGKNFNPCIDCHAMMFHQAGLLLEELEASFLISGEVLGQRPMSQRRNALQAVNKLSGIGDLIIRPLSQKLLPDTKPIREGWVDKNQMLAIHGRGRTQQMELAQKFGLSYPPPGGGCLLTDRNFTLRLRELVKHGQDSAANIRLLRWGRHFRLDERIKLIVGRTEADNQGLETENFPGMYFMIRDAEGPLGLLTDPDPSAKLIALAASIVLAYSSKAPSPGFVKYGVDKNFSREICVEKCAEPLLRPYLISLDKEL, encoded by the coding sequence ATGGACAAAACAAGCAGTTGCATAGCCCTCTTTTCCGGTGGCCTGGATAGCATCCTGGCGGTCAGATGGATTCAGGAGCTGGGATACACGGTGATCCCGGTTTTTTTCAGCGCTCCCTACATCACTCCGGAAAAGGCGGTCAAAACAGCCTCTGAAAACAACCTGAAGCTGATCATCAAGGACATCACCCCAGAACACCTGAAAATGATGGAAAACCCGGTGCACGGCTTTGGCAAGAATTTCAATCCCTGTATCGATTGCCACGCCATGATGTTCCACCAGGCGGGCTTGCTGCTGGAGGAGCTGGAAGCGAGTTTCCTGATCTCCGGAGAAGTTCTGGGCCAGCGGCCCATGTCCCAGCGCCGCAACGCTCTCCAGGCCGTCAACAAACTGAGCGGGATCGGCGACCTCATCATCCGCCCCCTTTCACAGAAACTGCTCCCGGATACCAAACCCATCCGTGAAGGCTGGGTGGATAAAAACCAGATGCTGGCCATTCATGGCCGGGGCAGAACCCAACAAATGGAACTGGCGCAGAAGTTCGGCCTCTCCTATCCCCCTCCCGGAGGAGGATGTCTGCTCACGGACAGGAATTTCACGCTGCGCCTCAGGGAACTGGTGAAACATGGCCAGGACAGCGCAGCCAACATCCGCTTGCTCCGCTGGGGCAGGCATTTCCGTCTCGATGAACGGATCAAACTGATCGTGGGCCGGACTGAAGCAGACAATCAGGGCTTGGAAACCGAAAATTTTCCCGGAATGTATTTCATGATCAGGGATGCGGAAGGACCCCTGGGCCTGCTCACCGATCCCGATCCTTCCGCAAAGCTCATAGCCCTGGCCGCTTCCATCGTTTTGGCCTACAGCTCCAAAGCGCCTTCGCCGGGATTTGTGAAATATGGGGTTGACAAGAACTTCAGCCGCGAAATCTGTGTGGAAAAATGCGCCGAGCCGCTGCTCAGGCCATATCTGATCTCTCTCGACAAGGAACTTTGA
- a CDS encoding MBL fold metallo-hydrolase, producing the protein MLKIEGHILLPDYGTNTWLLWDDASQTALLIDPAAPSRDLLLRIGELGLKVSHIVNTHGHGDHIGGNAWFKKALRCPVMIHPADAHLLTDNRRNLSEYMGTPVDCQPADVLAEEGMDLSLGKHLIRIIHTPGHTPGCICLLADKFLISGDTLFELSIGRTDFPSGSHAQIIDSIKTKLFALPDDTIVFPGHGPRTSIGLEKKNNPFVR; encoded by the coding sequence ATGCTCAAAATTGAAGGCCATATTCTGCTGCCCGATTACGGGACCAACACCTGGCTGCTTTGGGATGACGCATCCCAGACCGCCCTCCTTATCGATCCTGCCGCCCCCTCGCGGGACTTGCTGTTGCGGATCGGGGAACTGGGTCTCAAGGTCAGCCACATTGTCAACACCCACGGCCATGGAGACCACATCGGCGGTAACGCCTGGTTCAAAAAGGCCTTGCGCTGCCCGGTGATGATCCATCCCGCGGACGCCCACCTGCTCACTGATAACCGCAGAAACCTCAGCGAATATATGGGAACGCCCGTGGACTGCCAACCCGCGGATGTTCTGGCCGAAGAAGGCATGGATCTCAGTTTGGGAAAACATCTGATACGGATCATCCACACTCCAGGCCATACTCCCGGCTGCATCTGCCTGCTGGCGGATAAATTCCTCATCAGCGGCGACACGCTGTTCGAACTCAGCATCGGGCGCACGGATTTCCCCAGCGGCAGCCACGCCCAGATCATAGATTCAATCAAGACTAAGCTTTTCGCCCTGCCTGATGACACGATCGTTTTCCCCGGACACGGACCCCGCACTTCCATCGGCCTGGAAAAGAAGAACAACCCCTTTGTGAGGTAA